The following are encoded in a window of Kitasatospora sp. NBC_01250 genomic DNA:
- a CDS encoding 4-hydroxybenzoate 3-monooxygenase, whose amino-acid sequence MTESRSSAAAEHTADVVILGAGPAGLVLANLLRAGGVDCVVLERADRAHLAARARAGFLAANTVRVLERHGLAEGLRLRGREHASCEFRTEDGRFRLDYGGLGRQEPHTVYPQQDLVTDLLTRYLADGGRVCFGTEALAVQDADSTRPTVTARTADGRPVTWRARYVAGCDGRHGAARRSLPPGAVRRYHRDHQVSWLGLLAEAPPSLDAVGYAVHERGFAGHMARTSEVTRYYLQCERGSSADAWPEERIWDELAIRLRSADYGPLHQGPIIQRTVVDLESDVLEPLCHGALFLAGDAASLLSPSAAKGANLAVLEAELLADALIDALRHGDYAGLAHYSARCLAHIWRAQEFSHWMIRLLHTAPEAHEAASFDNSLRRSRLASLRTSRSQQDWFAEQYVGV is encoded by the coding sequence ATGACAGAAAGTCGAAGCAGTGCAGCGGCCGAGCACACGGCCGACGTGGTGATCCTGGGTGCCGGACCGGCCGGGCTGGTGCTCGCAAACCTGCTGCGGGCAGGCGGAGTCGACTGCGTCGTCCTGGAACGGGCCGACCGCGCGCACCTCGCGGCGCGGGCGCGCGCGGGGTTCCTGGCGGCGAACACGGTGCGGGTCCTGGAGCGGCACGGGCTGGCCGAGGGGCTGCGCTTACGCGGCCGGGAGCACGCCAGTTGCGAGTTCCGCACCGAGGACGGCCGGTTCCGGCTCGACTACGGCGGCCTCGGCCGCCAGGAGCCGCACACCGTCTATCCGCAACAGGACCTGGTGACGGATCTGCTGACCCGGTACCTGGCCGACGGCGGACGGGTGTGCTTCGGGACCGAGGCGCTGGCCGTGCAGGACGCGGACAGCACACGGCCCACCGTCACGGCCCGCACGGCCGACGGTCGACCGGTGACGTGGCGGGCCAGGTACGTGGCCGGCTGCGACGGGCGGCACGGTGCCGCGCGGCGGTCGCTGCCGCCCGGGGCGGTCCGCCGCTACCACCGCGACCACCAGGTCTCCTGGCTCGGCCTGCTCGCCGAGGCGCCGCCGAGCCTGGACGCGGTGGGCTATGCGGTGCACGAGCGCGGATTCGCCGGACACATGGCCCGCACCTCCGAGGTCACGCGCTACTACCTGCAGTGCGAGCGCGGGAGTTCGGCCGACGCGTGGCCCGAGGAGCGGATCTGGGACGAGCTGGCGATACGCCTGCGCAGCGCGGACTACGGCCCGCTGCACCAGGGCCCGATCATCCAGCGCACCGTCGTCGACCTGGAGTCCGACGTCCTCGAACCGCTGTGCCACGGTGCGCTGTTCCTCGCGGGGGACGCCGCCAGCCTGCTCAGCCCCTCCGCCGCCAAGGGGGCGAACCTCGCCGTGCTGGAGGCCGAACTCCTGGCCGACGCCCTGATCGACGCCCTCCGCCACGGCGACTACGCAGGGCTCGCCCACTACTCGGCACGCTGCCTGGCCCACATCTGGCGCGCGCAGGAGTTCTCGCACTGGATGATCCGGCTGCTGCACACCGCACCCGAGGCGCACGAGGCGGCGTCGTTCGACAACTCCCTGCGGCGCTCCCGCCTCGCCTCCCTGCGCACCTCGCGCAGCCAGCAGGACTGGTTCGCCGAACAGTACGTCGGCGTGTGA
- a CDS encoding methyltransferase: MVTTIPSEPTTIPGDAARLTSAVDFVREQDTATLLPLLLPGLDGPELRALVERCRFSHAALLLFPADPQELRTRLADCGLDPAVQPQPSVVVRERLAARHRRDAAELDVHILRPPVLGLDGVQRTVEIFTLTVPPGSPLTPIAEQERRWQHEAHLAFDIEQPDPLVLRGLCAILARHGARPDGGGYNRHEDGTVLYFTAPADSKAGYRRVELYLHGDHRDVLASHLAEFRATQPAETLLRLLTGAWATQALAVFAELRVPDALDTRTATGAEALAREVGADPESLARLLRYLTMLGAVTADHDGFRLTELGALLRADSAGSMRPLALMYGGPFYRSFAHLAHTVRTGETAFDHLFGENHFDHFARDPELAPLFDQSMAASSRMFEPLTTHPVVTAASAAPAPGTVVDVAGGNGELLARLLTAHPRLNGVLLERPHVVEAARRSLAAAGCGERCEYLVGDFADVPAGGDLYLLSRVLHDWDDDRCREILRHLARAMPAHADLLIVERVLPADDSPSLAVPWDLHMMCNVGGRERRTDHYARLLAEAGLTLVGRSPLPLDASVLHARKAGDETAEVPRQLPLPGGREA, from the coding sequence ATGGTGACGACGATCCCGAGCGAGCCGACGACGATCCCCGGTGACGCGGCGCGCTTAACTTCGGCCGTGGACTTCGTCCGGGAGCAGGACACCGCCACGCTGCTGCCGCTCCTGCTGCCCGGACTCGACGGCCCGGAGCTGCGGGCCCTGGTGGAGCGCTGCCGCTTCTCGCACGCGGCCCTGCTCCTCTTCCCCGCCGACCCGCAGGAGCTGCGCACCCGACTGGCCGACTGCGGACTGGATCCGGCGGTGCAACCGCAGCCCAGCGTCGTCGTCCGGGAGCGGCTGGCCGCCCGGCACCGGCGCGACGCCGCCGAGCTCGACGTCCACATCCTGCGGCCCCCGGTGCTCGGCCTGGACGGGGTGCAGCGCACGGTCGAGATCTTCACGCTGACCGTGCCGCCGGGATCGCCGCTGACCCCGATCGCCGAGCAGGAGCGCCGGTGGCAGCACGAGGCGCACCTCGCCTTCGACATCGAGCAGCCGGATCCGCTGGTGCTCCGCGGCCTGTGCGCGATCCTGGCGCGGCACGGCGCGCGCCCCGACGGCGGCGGCTACAACCGGCACGAGGACGGCACGGTGCTCTACTTCACCGCACCCGCCGACTCGAAGGCCGGGTACCGGCGGGTCGAGCTCTACCTGCACGGCGACCACCGCGACGTCCTCGCCTCCCATCTGGCGGAGTTCCGCGCGACCCAGCCCGCCGAAACGCTTCTTCGCCTGCTGACCGGGGCGTGGGCGACCCAGGCGCTGGCCGTCTTCGCCGAACTGCGGGTCCCCGACGCCTTGGACACCCGCACCGCGACCGGCGCCGAGGCGCTGGCCCGGGAGGTCGGCGCCGACCCGGAGAGCCTGGCGCGCCTGCTGCGCTACCTCACCATGCTGGGGGCGGTGACCGCGGACCACGACGGCTTCCGGCTCACCGAGCTGGGCGCGCTGCTCCGCGCGGACTCCGCCGGTTCGATGCGCCCGCTGGCCCTGATGTACGGCGGGCCGTTCTACCGGTCCTTCGCCCACCTCGCACACACCGTGCGCACCGGGGAGACGGCCTTCGACCACCTCTTCGGCGAGAACCACTTCGACCACTTCGCCCGCGACCCCGAACTCGCCCCGCTCTTCGACCAGTCCATGGCCGCGAGTTCGCGGATGTTCGAGCCGCTGACCACCCACCCGGTGGTCACGGCCGCTAGCGCGGCGCCCGCTCCCGGGACCGTGGTCGACGTCGCGGGCGGCAACGGCGAACTGCTCGCCCGCCTGCTGACCGCGCACCCGCGTCTGAACGGTGTGCTGCTCGAACGCCCGCACGTGGTCGAGGCCGCTCGCCGCTCCCTGGCGGCGGCCGGCTGCGGCGAGCGGTGCGAGTACCTGGTCGGCGACTTCGCCGACGTGCCGGCGGGCGGCGATCTGTACCTCCTCTCCCGGGTGCTGCACGACTGGGACGACGACCGCTGCCGCGAGATCCTGCGCCACCTCGCCCGTGCGATGCCGGCCCACGCCGACCTGCTCATCGTCGAGCGCGTGCTGCCCGCCGACGACTCGCCCTCACTGGCCGTCCCGTGGGACCTGCACATGATGTGCAACGTCGGAGGCCGCGAACGCCGCACCGACCACTACGCCCGGCTGCTCGCCGAGGCGGGGCTCACCCTGGTGGGCCGGTCGCCGCTGCCGCTGGACGCCAGCGTGCTGCACGCCCGCAAGGCCGGCGACGAGACCGCCGAGGTGCCGCGCCAACTGCCGCTGCCCGGCGGCCGGGAGGCGTGA
- a CDS encoding HD domain-containing protein produces MDALSVGPVSVPDTKLAREATELVREATSDLIYHHSRRVYCFGALQGHNRDLSYDPELLYIAAMFHDLGLGERFRTDGRRFEVDGADEARRFLQGHGVPEDSVRRVWTAIALHTTPGIPQFMEPEVALVTAGVEYDVLGIGYTDIGEADRAAVTALHPRPGFKEQILAAFTEGVRHKPETTFGNVKADVLAHRVPGFERGDFVRTILDSPWPE; encoded by the coding sequence ATGGATGCGTTGTCCGTCGGTCCGGTGAGCGTGCCGGACACCAAGCTCGCCCGTGAGGCGACCGAACTGGTGCGGGAGGCGACGAGTGATCTGATCTACCACCACTCGCGCCGGGTGTACTGCTTCGGAGCCCTGCAGGGCCACAACAGGGACCTGAGCTACGATCCCGAACTGCTGTACATCGCCGCGATGTTCCACGACCTCGGGCTCGGCGAGCGGTTCCGCACCGACGGGCGGCGGTTCGAGGTGGACGGCGCGGACGAGGCGCGCCGGTTCCTCCAGGGGCACGGGGTCCCCGAGGACAGCGTGCGCCGGGTGTGGACCGCGATCGCGCTGCACACCACGCCCGGGATCCCGCAGTTCATGGAGCCCGAGGTCGCGCTGGTGACCGCCGGCGTCGAGTACGACGTGCTGGGCATCGGCTACACGGACATCGGCGAGGCCGACCGCGCGGCCGTCACCGCGCTGCACCCGCGGCCGGGCTTCAAGGAGCAGATCCTCGCGGCCTTCACCGAAGGAGTGCGGCACAAGCCGGAGACCACCTTCGGCAACGTCAAGGCGGACGTGCTGGCGCACCGGGTGCCCGGCTTCGAGCGCGGCGACTTCGTGCGCACCATCCTCGACTCGCCGTGGCCGGAGTGA